GTGGCCTCTGTAATTCTTTATGTCAGAGCTGCTAAGGTGTAATTACATGGTATGGataaaatataaacacataaggTTTGAAAATTCTATAAATCCAGGAACACAAATGATCATTGCACATGAAAAGTCAAATCAACAAACCAAAAAACTATAGCTAAAGCAACACTATGAGCTAAAGCAACACTTTCTCATAACTAATGGTAGATTTCACACGAGATGTGGAACGTTTAATAAACTAGCACCATGCTATGTACAACGGCGTGTGCGTGACTGCTGCAAATTCAGCACTAAATAAGATTTTAAACCTTGAAAGAAGGCAGAAAAAAGCCTAAGAAATCACCAAATATATGACTACTTGTGCGGCTATTCATATACACATGGATGCCTTCGAGGTTCGCTTGCTTGTGCCTAGTACAATGACAATAACTGTAACATCATCGTGATATTTCCGTCTCCTTCCGGCTGGTATCCGCAAGAGCTCTTCCATACTGAATCCTGAAATAAAGCCAAGGAAATCATCAGAAACTAAAGAAATAAAGATGCAGGAAAAAAGAAAGCCTATTAGAAATTTAGTAGCATACCTGCTGAATCTGCTGCCCTTGCAGCAAGCTGCTCCACAAGAAATTTTGCTGGATCACCAGATGGATTTCGCACAATATATGAATGCACAAGCTTTACAACTTCATCATTACTAAAGAAGTCAAATAATCCATCACTTCCTAATACAACAAAGTGATCAGAACTCGAGACCTCGTGTATTCTGAGCGATGGTTGTAAGGATATGTATGGAGGACTTATGAGATTGCGTACTTGAAGAATTCCCATCAAAGCATCATTCATTTTTTTCTGCGAAACACAAGTAGAATGGTTATATCAATACTGGTTATAGAAGGGTATCCTAGGCTTTGCTGAATCAAGTTCCGGGATTAATAAATTTGAATCATGCAATGGTAAGCCTGACAGAACAATCACAAATAAATCGTCGCACCTTTTTAAGGTAACCAACTCCAAAAGCCCTTGTCACCTTCAACTTCCCTTTGACTTTACCAGCCACAATCGTGGAAGGGTCATCGGGATGGTCGTTTAGAAGCCGTGCTTTCTCAACTATATTATCAATGCTGTGAATATCAGTGAGCGGAATGGCTTGCAGCACTTTGTTTTCCTTCATGTTGACACCTTCAGTATACGTGGCCAATACAGCTCGACTATCACCTATATTGAGCAAGTACAAATCCTTCCCATAGAGTAAGACTATTAATACACAAGATCCTATGGATACCAAATCTGGACGGTCTTCCATTTCTTGTTCAACCATGCGTAAAAAATCATCCTCTGCTTGGGTTAGAGCATGTTGAAGGCAGTTGAGAACTTTCTGCTTGAACAAATCTGATGATTGGTTCCACGAGCCACAAGACTCGACTATGTCCTGCTCAAGTTCCAAGTCTGCAAGGTTGAGGTGATATGCAATAGTTTCATACAAAGTTCCGGCAAGAAAATCTGCTGCATCCCTACCATTGAATCCATCATAAATAGCACAGAAAACCCAACCGTTCTCTTCGCTACAAACTGTCTGAACACGATCTTCACCAGCCGCCCCACCAGCCACTTGTACTTCCATTGTACTAAAAaagttttgagattttggtGAAAATGAATCATAATCAAGTGCTTCACTTGGCGAGGATGGACTAAAACTCAAGTTCGATATGCTACTTGGAAGAGAAGACGGCAAAAAGTCCATCTTATTCAGAGATGGTGAAGAGGGAATCCTACGGAATGAATTAGGAGAATCCAAAGTTGGAAGTATTTCAGCACTAATAAACCCGTTGCACATATTTGTATTAGCTAATGTAGCATTAGCACTCAATGCTGCACCAGAGAGGCAAGAGAAGGAGCTGCTAGCTCTTCGGAGTTTAGCCGTCGACGGGATATCAATAGATTTTGATCTGTCACGACAATCATCTTGATTGGAATTGCAATGATAGCCGAAACTAACCTTGATTTCTCCTGAATCATACATGGCTTCCTCGTGAATCATCACACTCGAGGGAAAACCAGAAAAAAACTCAATCAAGATTTATTTTCCTGCTAGAACAAAATACAAACACAATAAGAATTTGCATGCAAATTGGGTGTCTCCAAGAAACAACATGTGCAGAAATCGATAGGGATTTTGACACTTGACTCGTTCTCAGTCGAAAAATGTCTATGAAGGTTTCAGATCTTACATAGTATGTAAgattattcaataaaattctgcAAGGATTTATAGTGAAATTAACACGGATGCTTTATATGCATTAACCGATATCTATCGGCTAAGTGATCTCTGTTAATACATAGATACAGAATTAAACAATCTCGGTTACATGCTGCTAATGAAGTGAACAAACTAGACCATATTATCCTCTCATAGTTATCCACAGATTCAATGAAAAATCTGGATAGGTGATATACCAAATTTACATACTAATCTAAATGTTGAGGTTCAAAGCAGATAATGAATCCTAAACAAAAGCAACACCAACCAAGAAATACAATCTACCATAGTTTTGGCcagaaatgaaaaatgaaaaaaaacccTTTAAACATATGCCAACTCATAGGAATTTCTAAAGACATGCAAATCCTTGAGAAGAAGACACACGTACACTGATACACATACCAAAGAAAAAGAATCTAACACAATTACGCATAATGACAAATCAAGAAACCAAACATTTGGGAAAATCCCAACTCACCAAGAATACCAAAAGCTCGAAACCTGAGATTTTAATATCATTAAACAAACACACACTTATATACGGCGAAGATCGTAGAAAGAGTGAGTTTTCTTGGTATGTGCAGACACACACGGACTAACGTAAGTAGAAGCTAAAGATGTAATGAAAGCTGGAGGATGTTGGAGAAATGCGACAGGTGGATGGTGAGGGATTCCAAACACAGTAAAATTTAATGGGCTGAGAATTAATGGCTACAAAGTGGTCAAAATGGAATTGGCTGTATTTTGGGGTGCGGCCGCCTCTTGTTTTGAACTGTGACCCAAAATCTTTTTCAGCTCAGTATTCTCCACTCtttttattgtgtgctttatTCCAAGTGTTGGGATTGAATGCACTAGTGTTTAAATTTGGTTTGATACATTCAATTCATTCATAAATAAAAACCAGGAATATGTTTGAtttcctaaaaaaataaaataaagaatgagtatttgtgattattttggtctagtttttaattattatttagatAGCAATGATTTACTTATATTAAATATGTAATTTGCTAAGATAATATATAtgtgattttgaattttcagttcGTTGAGATAATATGTGAATTCTCGAATGtgaatttgtgaaattttgaaaGTTGATAGAGACATGATAGTTAtggataaattataaatttacaacagtaaataaaaatattacttttttaaGTGGACAAATATacttttagaaaaaaatttcaGCAGCCAAGCAGGAATTCCAAAGAAAATCAGTATAAGGACTCGTACAAGAAAAAGCAAATTGAGCTAATGAATGTGTACACGAGTTAGCTTGACGAATACCATTGAATCTTTCCCCCATCAGCACTTCTTGCTCCGCTACCACCCTCTCATCTGGTCCCAAACACTCAAAAGGCTCTCGAATCGCCTCAACCACTtccaaaaaatcataataagTCCAGATGCTACTAATATTGCATTGCAAACAGAGCTTCAACCCC
This region of Henckelia pumila isolate YLH828 unplaced genomic scaffold, ASM3356847v2 CTG_627:::fragment_1, whole genome shotgun sequence genomic DNA includes:
- the LOC140873522 gene encoding probable protein phosphatase 2C 40 — protein: MIHEEAMYDSGEIKVSFGYHCNSNQDDCRDRSKSIDIPSTAKLRRASSSFSCLSGAALSANATLANTNMCNGFISAEILPTLDSPNSFRRIPSSPSLNKMDFLPSSLPSSISNLSFSPSSPSEALDYDSFSPKSQNFFSTMEVQVAGGAAGEDRVQTVCSEENGWVFCAIYDGFNGRDAADFLAGTLYETIAYHLNLADLELEQDIVESCGSWNQSSDLFKQKVLNCLQHALTQAEDDFLRMVEQEMEDRPDLVSIGSCVLIVLLYGKDLYLLNIGDSRAVLATYTEGVNMKENKVLQAIPLTDIHSIDNIVEKARLLNDHPDDPSTIVAGKVKGKLKVTRAFGVGYLKKKKMNDALMGILQVRNLISPPYISLQPSLRIHEVSSSDHFVVLGSDGLFDFFSNDEVVKLVHSYIVRNPSGDPAKFLVEQLAARAADSAGFSMEELLRIPAGRRRKYHDDVTVIVIVLGTSKRTSKASMCI